The genomic stretch GAGATTTTGTCAAAGCAAATTGCATCCATCTTATCATCAATCATTCTGTCAATCTAGGCTATGAGGTAAAAATCTCTTGTCAAAAATCTGAACAAGAAAATCCCAAATATAGTTATCTCATACCAAGAAGAGAGACAGAACTACTTCTAGACAGACCATTTGAACACCTGACCCATGAAGAATGGAAATTGCTCAAGCAATATAAACCAGAAATTAAAATCGATACAGTAAACGACATTTTTGGTGAATTGTACCGCATTTGGGAAGGAATCAAACTCATTGGAACTTTTTACCAGAATCTTGAAGGCTTTTGGGTATCTCAACCTTGTTACAGTACACAAAGCTTGAAATGGCTTACTAAGGACGAAGCAATAGCATCCATCATTAACAGATAAATACAACAACAGTACCAGTAGAGATTTAGCAGGGTAGAAGTATGCCCTCAATCAGCATACAACCAACATTCATAAACCAAAATATCAACCAATTATGGACAACCAAGAAATTAATTATTTTCTAGTAGGAATTTGCACTTTTCATTGGAACGCCGACTTCAATAAATTCTGCGAAGTTTGCAACTTTGACCCCAATCATGGCTACTCGCTGGAAAAATGGCAACAGTGGCAACAGTTGGTAGCAGCTATCAAAGCATTTGACCAAAATACTATTGCAAAGTTAGTAGAAGCAGGTCATTCACGAGTATCATAAAAAATCCATTACTACCAGCGATCGTACTGGTAGTAATAAAAAATTTACATATACTAATACTACGCATATAGCATTAAAAATATTTATAATTGTGTACTAAAAGCAGCTTTTTTTATTGTCTACATTTTTTAGATTTTTTCATGTTCAAAATGTAGAGAATTCTTATATATTTTTGTTATATTTTTTTTGAGATGGTATCCATCACCAGCAGATGGATTACCTTGCAGGCGAGCATTCTAGAGGACTGGTTTTTACGTCACAATATTACATTCGATGTCGCCACTTCCAAGTCATAAGTAACTTCCTTGGGTTGTTTTATTGGTAATTTTTTCTTTGATTTAACCAAAGTGGGTGAAGGTTTCTGCTTTTTTGGTTTTGTCGGTCTGCATTTTTCGCAATACAGTGGTTGTGATGGATAACACACCCGTTCTACCACATGATTGCAGCCCTTACATACAAAGCGGTACACTCGTTGCTTAATGACGCGAGTGTGAGCCTGAACGAATACTTCTTTAATTTCCAACTGTTTGTCCATTTGATTTGACTCAACCACTATGCTTGAATATTCATCGATTTTGAGGTTACTGGAAGCTGAGCGCGATCGCTACGTATTGGAAGCGGCTGAATTAGAGCGTCGTCTCCAGCACGTTCGCAACCAAACGACTTCCTTAGAGGTTCTTATATCAGGTTACGCAAAAGAAGAGCAGATGTATCCATCTCAAAGGCGTTTTTTTGAATCTTCTAGTCAAGCACTTTTAGAAGATAGTCCAACCGATGAAGCTGATGGGGAAGAATCGGGGACAACAGGAGCACTCGATACGCTCACTCCTGAGAAAGAGGACACTAGACTCGATACTGCACAACAATCGAGTGTAGAAGTCAACCAAAGTGCGATCGCCCAAGAGACAGCAGCAAAGGCGATCGCATCACCTCCTACCCCAAATCCCAATCACCAATCTCCAATTCCATTGGATGAAACTGTTGCGCCAGAAGTTGAGCCAGACATCTCGGACATTCCCAAACTAAATACTCCCAGGAAACCGGGAACCTTAGCGATGCTAGGCGAATTCCAAGAATATTCCGTCTCTAACGCTATCCTGATTTTGATGCGCCGCCGACCAGAACTCCATTTTCAAATAGATGCGATTGTACGTGACTTGTATGGAGATGAATTAACACCCGAACAGTTTAAAAATGCCAAAATGAATGTTGGCAAGGCTCTATCTACGGGAGTAAACATCGGCTTATGGCATAGAGTGTTGCGAGCTTCGGGAGTGTATACTTTGCATTATGAAAAAGGAGTTACAGCTAAACCTTCTCGTCGCTCTTAGTTGAGATGTATTCCCCTAATTACCTAAGAAAACCGTAGTTACACCAAATTTGAACAACAACCTATACTAACGCAATACGTATATGAATTATTACAAAAAATTCATGACATGAACTCATGCACGCCCAAATCCGTCATCTGGTGGCTTCTTTGAACAGCTTACCCTCTGAATGGCAAATCGTTCCCACCTTTGGTAAACGTCCTCTAGGGAAAGATTGGGAGAAAAATACTTACTCTCCCAAAGAACTACAAGCCGAACTTATCCGCCGCCGCCTGAAAGTTTGGACAAACAACAGATATATCACCCCCACTGGCGTAGCCTTGGTATGTGGACCCAATCACCCCCAAGGATACTTAGTAGCCATAGACTGCGATGGAGAAAGTTCCTGGCGAAAAATCATACAAATCAATGAACATCCAGAACCAGAGGAACTGAAGCAACTTTCACCCGCCCAAGCATACGTTCGCGCTCAAAAATACCTCCCGGACACAGTTGCATTTACTTCTGGAAGGAAATACCGTAGTCAGCATTTATACCTTATCCCTGATTCGAGAACTTGGGAGGTAAAATCTTGCAAAGTCAAAACTGGGAAAGACGAGCACTTGGAGTTTAGGGGCAAAAACCTAGCTTCAATCCTCCCACCCTCCTTTCACCCAAACGGCAGAAAGTACAAATGGCTTCCCGGTTGCAGTCCATCTGAAATAGAAGTGCGTCAATCTCCTGACTGGGTAATTGCCCAAATGCTTATTAAGCAAGAGAAAAAAAGGGTACTAAATCTACCTCAAGAAAAGTATAACCGCAGATATAGGATAGACAGGTACACGCACCTCTACCCCCAAATCGAAAAAAATATCCAGACTGCACTTGTACTGCTTGAGGTTATTCATCCCCGATTTGCAGATGATTACGATTCGTGGATTCAAATAGGCATGGCACTTAAAAGTGTTAGTCCAATCTTACTTAAAGCATGGGATTCCTGGAGCCAGCTATCACCAAAGTACAAAATAGGCGAATGTGCTTATAAATGGCAGTCGTTTCGCAAAACTGGCATCACTATCCGTACTTTATTTAGGTTCGCTAATCTTTCTTAGTATGAACAGTCAAATGGGTCATTTTCATGATTTCTCTGGTGGGAGTTGCCAAGGTTGTTGTCTCCAACCTAGTCTTCGCTTTGCTAATGATGTATCGACTTGCGGCATATGAATATCTACAAGATCTAAGGTTTCTTGAACTAACTCCTCAAGCCGATCGGCAGCTGGATCGGGAGCGGCATGAAATAAATTTTCAATCCGATCTGCAACATTTTTTGGCGCAATACTCATTTGTTCAACAAAGCGTCTCATGCGCTTAAACTGAAACGTTGAATAGTACAATCGATTCAACCCAGACAAAACACCTAAAAGATTTTGGGCTGCTTCAACTAAAACTTGATAGTAAAAAAGGGTTGCGTCACGCTCTGCTAAGTGCTGTTGCACACCCCACAACGGAAAAAAATGAAGATGCTGTTCAACCATCGCTTGTGCCAATGCATCGGGATATTCAGCAACTTTCGCTTTCCATTGCTGGATTAGTATCTCATTATATAATGGAATGCAAATTAAGGTTCCAGACATGGCTTTCATTAACGGAGTTTTTACATCGAATTTCTCTAAAATGTTTGCGATGTCTTGTTCCCATTGCGCGATCGTCACATGACCAAACTGACATTCCACTCCATTGACTAAATAAGCCTCAGCAAACCCGCCATCAGAGCGATCGCCAATTACCCAAAGAGGTTCTGAACCTTGATTTTGCTGACGCGCAATCTGTAATTCTTCATCAGTTGGTAAGTCCGAGTAGTAAATGCTCATGTCAATATCAGAATATTCATCACACAACCCTTCTGCAACTGAACCTGTAACCATTGCTGCTTTAACCTTTGAATTGGCGGTGTAAGCTTTTACATTACGCTTTGCTAACTCAAGAAGATATTGTCTTCTATCATTCATAGATTTTTCTGAAAAGGAAAGGGTATACATCCATGATGCAATATCGCCAATGCAAGCTCATCGGGCACATTTCGCCTTCACCCCAGCGATCGCACAAATAAACATAAAACGAGTGACTTTTGCGGTGATGCAACCAACGAACCACACTCCGCGATCGCCGCTCAATATCTCCTGACGCTAACCCTAACTGGAGGATTGAAAAAGTTCACCAGTTATTTTGACCTCAAAACAATGTCAACTTGTAGTTTGTACACAAGTATTGACAATTTCACAAAATACTACATGCCATAGATAAACTACCACAACAACTAACGCATATCTATCTCGAAAAAGTAGATTCGGGATAGATTTTTTATGAATCGATTCAACCATAAAGTACTTGAGATAGTCGAACATAATCCAGAATGTTTGCTTTCTCAGCATTCTTATCTAAACCTAAGAAGTCAATCCGAAGTTGCTGGAAATCAGTTTCACCTCATCATGCAGCAAATTGGGCTAGGGTTACCAGTTGAACCCTTTTTAAAAGAATACCCTCAAATTGCTAATTGGGTAGACAGGGTAAAACCATTTCTAGATACTCCAGGCAGTAAACAATGGAAAGCCCAACTTCAATACTTGTATCATCAAAATCTACTATATAGCGAGTACGATCTGGTTGTCTATGGAGAACATCAAGTCATCGGTTTTGACTGGAGTATTCAAAAACCTATCTTATTTGATACTTTAGAAAACACATGGCAAACTCAATTAAGGCTATTCCTCTTACACCAAGAAACTGAGATGCCATTAGAACAGATTAGCTTAATTTACCTATTTGTTAATACTGGCAATCTCTATCAGTTTACCTATTCTAAGGACAAACACATGGCTTTCTTTAAAAGACTAGAAGAAACACTAGCGCCATTTGTCAGCGAAACAGAAAATTGTCCAAGTAAACAAGCAAATTCTACCCACATGACTCCTCAAGAAGCTCATGCCAAATGGATGGTAAGAGAAATATCGACTGAGGAATATTTAGCAGCTATTCCTGAAGTGGAAATATGAATCCGACAGAATTCAATATTACTAAAATCGAACTGACTCCTGATGGTGGTTGGACGCTCAATATCCTTTCGCGCCGAGTAGCAACTATCACTGACCCCTTGGGAAACCGAAAAACTACCTACTTTGGGTTCGATACCAAAGAACAAGCCGAGAAGTTTAAAGATTGGCTTGTCCAAAACAAAAAATGTACTAGTGCAATTGTTCGCACTACCGAACGATTAACTACTGCCTGGGAGGTCAAAGCTTGGGGTGTACCGACCTCCCTCATTCTTGAATGCACTCTCAAAGATTTGAAGGAATCAAATAATGCAACTGTCGCTACTGAATCTGCCTTGCGATAAAGATAATTCACCTCTAAAAATTTTCAACATTCCTAACCAAGAAAAAGCAGCAGTTCTCCGAGAACTAGCCGCTTCAATGCAATCGAAAATTGACCAAAAGAAGAACCCTGCTATTGGCAATCAACGTCCAACAAAGCGCCGTAAAACCATAGCCCAAGGCATAATTCAAGAAGGAATTGAACTTGAGATAATTCAGTCCTGGTTAATTGCGATCGTCTAAATGTGGGAGACAGGAAATATCCCCATTGTACTACGCGGTATAACCCAAAAATCACAGGTTGAGATACTATTCAGAATCTCTCAAAAGGGAACAAACCTCCAGAAAGTAGAAGAAAGCCTTCGAGATGAATGGATGAAATCACTTTCTCGTGCAGGCTTGCACACAGCCAAAGAAATTGTATCCGCAATTAGAGAAATTCAGCAAGTCATCAAGCCTGAAGAGATAGATACCACCAAACAAAAACTCAACAGGCTTGAGTTGGAAATAATTGGAATGAGAGCGGGAGATTTCTTCCCAACTCCAAGACCGATTTGTCATGAATTGATTGCAATGGTAGATATTAAACCAGACTGGCGCATTCTTGAACCAAGTGCTGGTAGCGGAAATATCGCTGAATTGCTCATTCAAACTTATCCCAATATTCAGCTAGACGTGGTTGAGATTAACTCCACATTAAGAGAAATACTGGAACTCAAAGGATTTAACCTTGTAGGGAAAAACTTTTTAGAGTTCCATCCTGACCAATTATACAATGCCTGCATTATGAATCCACCCTTTTGTGAACTCGTCGAACATATCTACCACGCATGGGAACTACTTGTACCCAAGGGAGTGTTAGTTTCAGTCGTACCTGAATCGGTGTTCTTTAATCGCAAGTACCAAGTATTTAAAGATTGGCTGGAAAGTAAGAATAGCCGTACCAAAAGGATAGATAAAAATGCCTTTCTTGGTTCAACAACGCCTACGGGTGTAGTTACTAGGATAGTCAAGATTGTCAAACCATAGTGTTCCCAAGATACTTGAATCTGGAATTCAGTATTTTCGATCCAGAATTTCTATCGTGTCCGGCTGGAATTTCGCATTTTCCACCCGGAATTTCTATCGTGTCCGGCTGGAATTTCGCATTTTCCACCCGGAATTTCTACCGTGTCCGGTTGGAATTTCGCATTTTCCACCCGGAATTTCTGTGGCGTCCGGTTGGAATTCAAAGCTTTCCATCTCACTGATAAAAAATCTGTGTCAAAAATTTTTAACAATGCTCTATTGTAAATAAAAAAAATTCGTTTCTGAAGTCGATTACAGGTATAAAATTGTGTTTTCAAGCGGTTTAGAAAAGCGATCGCCATCTTTGTGATGATATCATTGTAAGAGGGTTTTAAAAGTCGAAAGCAGTTAAAAATCATGCGAGTCGTCTGACCATGATTCGTATCATGGCGATCCTCTCAATGGTAAGCTAGGGCAAGACATCTCTAGTTACTAATCTTTCAGCCACAGTGGTAAGTGCATAAGTTGATTGAGCTTGCACCTATAAGAATATACAACTTAATAAGTCGGTTTTGCCTACACCTACCCTTGAAAACGTCTACAGGTTATTAAGTAATGAACCACTTGTACGCTTTGCTAGTAGGTATTGATTGTTATTTACCTAACGAATTACCAGATGGTGCTTCTTATAGAAGCCTTAAGGGATGCGTGCGTGATATTAATCATGTGGAAGCTTTCCTAAAGCGCCAGTTTAATCTCCCACCAGAGCAAATTTATATGCTGACTGCTTCCAATGTTGACGATTCTGGTGAGCCATTCGAGCCACCTTCAAAATGGCCAACTTACGAGAATATTGTCAAAATGTTTCAGGAAGTCACTTCAATGGCGCAATCAGGTGACCAAGTTTACATTCACTACTCCGGTCACGGGGGACGTGCAGTCACAATTTATCCAGAACTCAAGCGAGAAAAAGGATTTGATGAAGCACTTGTTCCCCTTGATATTGGTAAGCCAACATCTCGTTATCTTCGCGACTTGGAGTTAGCGGCGCTTTTGCAAAAGATGGTGAGTAAAGGGTTAGTTGTCACAGTCGTGTTAGATAGCTGCCATTCTGGAGGAGCAACGCGAGCCGGAGATTCCGACATTCGTGGCGCTGATACAAACACTGTTGACACAACACCAAGACCAACAGAAAGTTTAGTCGCATCGTCTTGGGAGTTGGTGAAGACTTGGCAAAACTTAACAGGAGGAGCTCGTAATGCTACTGCTATAGGTGGGATGCTCCCGTTGGTTAAAGATTATGTTTTACTAGCGGCTTGTCGTCCGTCGGAATATGCTTATGAGTATGCCTTTAACGGTTTTGAGCGTAATGGAGCTTTAACTTATTGGTTGTTAGATTCCCTACAGAACCGCAGTCTGGATTTGACTTATAACGAACTCTACTCACGTATCAATGCCAAAATCCACAGTCAGTTTCAGCAACAAACGCCCATGCTGATGGGTGAGGGTAACCGTTTGGTTTTCGGTAACAGCTATGAATCCCTCCAGTATACTGCCACGGTGATGCAAGTCGATGCAACTTCTCATCCAGTCCTAGTTAAATTAAATGCTGGCATAGCCCAAGGTGTAGACGAAGGATCTCTATTTGCTATTTACCCACGTGAAATAAAGGATATTACCTGTAACAACCTGCAATACTAATCGCTTAAACCTGCAATCAAGGCGTTTCCCAACCAGGAATATTTGCAACTATAATTACGCTTCAGCCAGGATTAATTGCAACTGAACCAGGATTAAATGCAACCAACCTGCAATCATCGATTTCAGCCAGGATTATTTGCAACTGACCGAAAGTCCTGCCAAAGGTTAGTTTGGCAAGTTGCTAAAAAACGCTCCCACTTATAAACAAAACCATTTGAATTTCAACCAGGTAAGATAAGCAACGAGCATGGTAAGATAAAGGGTCGTTTTCTTTACGGCGACTACCTACTGCCAATAAACCCTAAAAGCTGCTCAAGTTTGGTAAAGAAACTCGGTAATTATATTTAAGGCAATATATACTGTTAAACAACGAGTTTATTTACTTGCTTGCTGGGGTTTAAGGATGTTGATCGGCTACGCGCGAGTTTCAACAGACGACCAAAATTTGAACCTGCAAACGGATGCTTTGCAGCAAGCTGGTTGTGCAAAAATTTACTCGGATCGGATGAGTGGGGCGAAAGCTGCACGACCTGGTCTTAGTCTAGCGCTGGAGGTAGCGCGTACTGGTGATGTACTGGTGGTGTGGCGGCTAGATCGCCTGGGAAGGTCGCTCAAAGACCTAATTGAGATCATGTCCACGTTAGATGAGAGGGGAATTGGACTCTCAAGTTTACAAGAATCCATCACCACAACGAACAGCAGTGGCAGACTAATTTTCCATCTATTTGGTGCATTGGCGGAGTTTGAGCGTAATCTAATCCACGAACGCACAACTGCTGGGCTTGTAGCAGCGCGAGCGCGTGGTCACAAGGGAGGCAGACCAAAAGCTCTTGACCCAGCTAAACGTCAATTAGCAGTAAGACTTTATACCGAGGGACACCACACAATTATTGAAATCTGTAGGTTAATGGGAATTTCCAAACCAACGCTTTACAACTATATAGCAGAGATAAACACCTAACATGGCACATAAGCAAATCCCGTTAGAGGCACTGATTAATTTACGCCACCGCCTTGACGGTTTGCCCAGTCGTTGCCAAGAGCGTCGAATTCTCATTGAAGAAACAGCAGCACTGTATGGTGTGTCAACAGATACTTTATATCGAACTTTGCGTAATTCCTCGCGTCCCAAATCCATCAATCGCTCAGATAGTGGAGTACCGAGAAAACTTTCACTTTCTGAAATGGAACGTTACTGCGAAGTTATTGCCGCGATGAAAATCCGCACCAGTAACAAAAAAGGGCGACATGTCTCCACAGTACGGGCGATTGAACTATTGGAGAAGTTTGGGATGGAGACACCTGATGGTTTCGTCCAACCGCCCAAAGGTATGTTGACCAGGAGTACTGTCAATTACTACTTGAAAGCGTGGGGGTATGACAATGAACGGATGACCCGGCAACCACCGGCGGTACGTTTTCAAGCAGAGTACAGCAACTCTTGTTGGCATTTTGACCTCAGCCCATCCGATCTCAAACACGTAAAACAGCCATCATGGGTGGAACCGGGTAGGGGTAATCCACTACTGATGCTTTATAGCATTGTCGATGACCGTAGTGGTGTATGTTACCAGGAATACCACTGCGTTTATGGAGAGGATGTGGAAGCTGCATTGCGTTTCTTATTTAATGCGATGACGGCGAAAACAACTGACGGATTCGCCTTTCAGGGAATTCCAGAGATGATTTATACAGACAACGGACCAATTTCCAAAAGCCATGTATTTCAAAATGTGATGGATTGCTTGAGAATCAATCTTGTCACGCACATGCCTGCGGGTAAAGATGGTCGTCGGGTAACAGCTCGCTCCAAGGGTAAAGTGGAAAGACCTTTTCGGACGGTCAAAGAAGCCCACGAGACTCTATATCACTTTCACGAACCTGAAAGCGATGTTGAAGCGAACTTGTGGTTGCGCCAGTATTTATTGCATTACAACGACAAACCACACCGCATAGAACCACACTCGCGGTTGGAGGATTGGTTACGAAATATACCAAAGTCTGGTTTACGCTCGATGTGCAGTTGGGAGCGATTCTGTACCTTTGCTCGCGAGCCACAAAGAAGGAAAGTGGGAACAGATGCTAGGGTATCTGTAGAGGGCGTGGCTTATGAGATAGAACCTGACTTGGCTGGGGAAACTGTGGTGTTGTGGTGGGGTTTGTTTGACAACGAATTGTACGTAGAGTTTGACGACCAGCGCTACGGACCATTTTACCCAGTTGATGGTCCCATCCCCCTACACCGCTACCGTAAATTCAAGAAAACCAAAACTGAAGAACGCGCAGATAAAATTGCTGATTTAGCTAAAAAGTTAGGCTTGCCACGGGCTGCCTTAGACAAAAACGCCGATCTACAATTTCTAGTGGATAAGTACAAGGAACTTACTCCAACTGTCACACCTTTTAATGACCCCGACCCATACCAAGAATTTACTTATCCCACTGTATTGTTTGCTAAGAGGGCGATTTCAGATTTTCTTGCTAAACCGTTGGCGAAATTATCCCCCGAACAGTTGGCATTTATAGATGTATTGCTAGCTGAGACTTTGAATAAAAAAGTGATTATTGAACGAGTGCGTTCGTATTTCCACTCTCACTCATGTGGGGAACAAAATGCTCACTGAAGTCATGGAACACTTTCGTTTAGTTAGGGAGTTCTCTAAGGCTGGGTACTACGAGACGGAACACCAAAAACAAATGTTCAAGGACATTAAATTTGCAATCTATTCAGGAAAGCTGGTTGCTATAACGGGAATTATTGGCTGTGGTAAGACGACCACTTTGCGACGTTTGTTTGAGGTTTTGGAGAAGGAAGGCAAGATTTTGGTCTCAAAGTCGCTTTCTGTGGATAAAGACCGAGCGACGCTACCAACACTGATTGCGGCTTTATTCTACGATTTGTCAACAGATAAGGAAATTAAAATCCCTAAAGACGGTGAAAAACGGGAACGCGAACTGCGCGACCTAATTAGAAAAGGTAAAAAGCCAGTGGCGTTATTTGTTGATGAGGCTCATGACCTACACTACAGTACGCTGAAGGGACTCAAACGTTTAATTGAGATAGTTGAAGATGGTGGCGGCACACTCTCTGTGGTTTTGGCAGGTCATCCTAAACTAAAAAATGATTTGCGCCGTCCAACTATGGAAGAAATCGGTTATCGGGCAACGGTCTTTTCCTTAGAGGGTATTGTTGGTAGCCAGCGAGAATATATTGAATGGTTGGTATCTAAATGCACTATTGAAGATACTCAAATAAGCGACATCTTGTCGGCGGAAGCCGTTGAGCTACTTGCCATGCGCTTGAGAACACCACTACAAATCGAGCAACATTTGACACTTGCTTTCGAGGCTGCATACCTCTTTGGGGAAAAACCTGTCACCACAACGATCATTGAGTCCGTTTTATCTAAGCAAATGGACGATTTAGAACCCACTTTAACGCGGCACGGTTATGACGTGAGGGGCTTGGCAGAACAGTTTAATGCCAAACCGGCTGAAATTAAATTGCTGTTTCGTGGGCAACTTGATCCGGCGCGTTCACGTGAATTACACGAGCAAATGCTAGCGGCTGGACTGCCACTTTGAGTGTTTTGAAAAAGCAATAAAAAAGCAGGTATTTATAGTTGCAAATAATTCTGGCTGAAACGGATGATTGCAGGTTGATTGCAATTAATCCTGGTTCAGTTGCAATTAATCCTGGCTGAAGCACAATTATAGTTGCAAATAATCCTGGTTTGGAAATGCCTTGATTGCTGGTTTGAGTGATTAGTATTGCTGGTCGCTACACTTAGTCAAAGCAGGACTCA from Scytonema hofmannii PCC 7110 encodes the following:
- a CDS encoding SAM-dependent DNA methyltransferase, with product MKSLSRAGLHTAKEIVSAIREIQQVIKPEEIDTTKQKLNRLELEIIGMRAGDFFPTPRPICHELIAMVDIKPDWRILEPSAGSGNIAELLIQTYPNIQLDVVEINSTLREILELKGFNLVGKNFLEFHPDQLYNACIMNPPFCELVEHIYHAWELLVPKGVLVSVVPESVFFNRKYQVFKDWLESKNSRTKRIDKNAFLGSTTPTGVVTRIVKIVKP
- a CDS encoding recombinase family protein; this translates as MLIGYARVSTDDQNLNLQTDALQQAGCAKIYSDRMSGAKAARPGLSLALEVARTGDVLVVWRLDRLGRSLKDLIEIMSTLDERGIGLSSLQESITTTNSSGRLIFHLFGALAEFERNLIHERTTAGLVAARARGHKGGRPKALDPAKRQLAVRLYTEGHHTIIEICRLMGISKPTLYNYIAEINT
- a CDS encoding ExeA family protein, translated to MLTEVMEHFRLVREFSKAGYYETEHQKQMFKDIKFAIYSGKLVAITGIIGCGKTTTLRRLFEVLEKEGKILVSKSLSVDKDRATLPTLIAALFYDLSTDKEIKIPKDGEKRERELRDLIRKGKKPVALFVDEAHDLHYSTLKGLKRLIEIVEDGGGTLSVVLAGHPKLKNDLRRPTMEEIGYRATVFSLEGIVGSQREYIEWLVSKCTIEDTQISDILSAEAVELLAMRLRTPLQIEQHLTLAFEAAYLFGEKPVTTTIIESVLSKQMDDLEPTLTRHGYDVRGLAEQFNAKPAEIKLLFRGQLDPARSRELHEQMLAAGLPL
- a CDS encoding bifunctional DNA primase/polymerase, with the translated sequence MHAQIRHLVASLNSLPSEWQIVPTFGKRPLGKDWEKNTYSPKELQAELIRRRLKVWTNNRYITPTGVALVCGPNHPQGYLVAIDCDGESSWRKIIQINEHPEPEELKQLSPAQAYVRAQKYLPDTVAFTSGRKYRSQHLYLIPDSRTWEVKSCKVKTGKDEHLEFRGKNLASILPPSFHPNGRKYKWLPGCSPSEIEVRQSPDWVIAQMLIKQEKKRVLNLPQEKYNRRYRIDRYTHLYPQIEKNIQTALVLLEVIHPRFADDYDSWIQIGMALKSVSPILLKAWDSWSQLSPKYKIGECAYKWQSFRKTGITIRTLFRFANLS
- a CDS encoding nucleotidyltransferase domain-containing protein, which encodes MNDRRQYLLELAKRNVKAYTANSKVKAAMVTGSVAEGLCDEYSDIDMSIYYSDLPTDEELQIARQQNQGSEPLWVIGDRSDGGFAEAYLVNGVECQFGHVTIAQWEQDIANILEKFDVKTPLMKAMSGTLICIPLYNEILIQQWKAKVAEYPDALAQAMVEQHLHFFPLWGVQQHLAERDATLFYYQVLVEAAQNLLGVLSGLNRLYYSTFQFKRMRRFVEQMSIAPKNVADRIENLFHAAPDPAADRLEELVQETLDLVDIHMPQVDTSLAKRRLGWRQQPWQLPPEKS
- a CDS encoding DDE-type integrase/transposase/recombinase, which translates into the protein MPLEALINLRHRLDGLPSRCQERRILIEETAALYGVSTDTLYRTLRNSSRPKSINRSDSGVPRKLSLSEMERYCEVIAAMKIRTSNKKGRHVSTVRAIELLEKFGMETPDGFVQPPKGMLTRSTVNYYLKAWGYDNERMTRQPPAVRFQAEYSNSCWHFDLSPSDLKHVKQPSWVEPGRGNPLLMLYSIVDDRSGVCYQEYHCVYGEDVEAALRFLFNAMTAKTTDGFAFQGIPEMIYTDNGPISKSHVFQNVMDCLRINLVTHMPAGKDGRRVTARSKGKVERPFRTVKEAHETLYHFHEPESDVEANLWLRQYLLHYNDKPHRIEPHSRLEDWLRNIPKSGLRSMCSWERFCTFAREPQRRKVGTDARVSVEGVAYEIEPDLAGETVVLWWGLFDNELYVEFDDQRYGPFYPVDGPIPLHRYRKFKKTKTEERADKIADLAKKLGLPRAALDKNADLQFLVDKYKELTPTVTPFNDPDPYQEFTYPTVLFAKRAISDFLAKPLAKLSPEQLAFIDVLLAETLNKKVIIERVRSYFHSHSCGEQNAH
- a CDS encoding caspase family protein, coding for MNHLYALLVGIDCYLPNELPDGASYRSLKGCVRDINHVEAFLKRQFNLPPEQIYMLTASNVDDSGEPFEPPSKWPTYENIVKMFQEVTSMAQSGDQVYIHYSGHGGRAVTIYPELKREKGFDEALVPLDIGKPTSRYLRDLELAALLQKMVSKGLVVTVVLDSCHSGGATRAGDSDIRGADTNTVDTTPRPTESLVASSWELVKTWQNLTGGARNATAIGGMLPLVKDYVLLAACRPSEYAYEYAFNGFERNGALTYWLLDSLQNRSLDLTYNELYSRINAKIHSQFQQQTPMLMGEGNRLVFGNSYESLQYTATVMQVDATSHPVLVKLNAGIAQGVDEGSLFAIYPREIKDITCNNLQY